In Paracoccus aerodenitrificans, the following are encoded in one genomic region:
- the rplI gene encoding 50S ribosomal protein L9 has product MQVILLERVAKLGAMGDVVRVKEGYARNFLLPQGKALRASDANIAAFEAQKAALVAKNDESKAEAQKIADKLNGETFIIIRSASDAGALYGSVSPRDVSDAANGAGHTVDRKQVVLGAPIKELGLHNVHVVLHPEVEAEITLNIARSNEEAELQASGKSIQDLAAEEDAAAEFEIAELFDDIGSASREDEDLATEAPETTAGSGE; this is encoded by the coding sequence ATGCAAGTCATCCTGCTGGAACGCGTGGCCAAGCTTGGCGCAATGGGCGATGTCGTCCGCGTCAAGGAAGGTTATGCCCGCAATTTCCTGTTGCCGCAGGGCAAGGCGCTTCGTGCGTCCGACGCCAATATCGCGGCGTTCGAAGCCCAGAAGGCCGCCCTTGTCGCGAAGAACGACGAGTCGAAGGCCGAAGCGCAGAAAATCGCCGACAAGCTGAACGGCGAGACCTTCATCATCATCCGCTCGGCATCCGATGCCGGTGCGCTGTATGGTTCGGTCAGCCCGCGCGATGTCTCTGATGCCGCGAATGGGGCCGGTCACACGGTCGATCGCAAACAGGTCGTTCTGGGCGCTCCGATCAAGGAGCTGGGTCTGCACAATGTCCATGTCGTGCTGCACCCCGAGGTCGAGGCCGAGATCACCCTGAACATCGCCCGCTCGAACGAAGAGGCCGAATTGCAGGCTTCGGGCAAGTCGATTCAGGACCTCGCCGCCGAAGAAGACGCTGCTGCGGAATTCGAGATCGCCGAGTTGTTCGACGATATCGGCTCTGCCTCGCGCGAGGACGAAGACCTTGCGACCGAGGCCCCGGAAACCACCGCTGGTTCCGGCGAGTAA